CGAGGAGGGACTTGATCATGGGTTTTTCTTGCGAGGGATGATGAGACCATCTGTTCCGGTTGAGATCTCGGGTGGATCTATCTTGGTGGTTCTCGGGTTGTTTCGTTGCTGTTGCCGGCGTTAGCGGCGGACTTTGATTTGGCGAGGCGAAGAAGCGACGGTGGGTCTAGGCGGCGGAGGTTGAGCAGGGCAGCAACCCCGATGGCCATGGATCTGCTCGACTCTGATGTTTATTTGAGATTGGTTTGGATGATTGTGTTTTACCTTCTCTGCAGCTAACATAAACAGATCTGAGAGCGCGCATCTCTCTctccgtccctctctctctctctcccccctctccaTACGCGACAAGCATAAAGAGAATGCGTCCGGCCAGGCGGCGGACGTGAAGCAGGCGAAGTCACGGCCTTCGTCAGCCTCGCCACTTGCCGGCGAGGACCATGGCACTCTCCGCAGATCTAGCGCTGCGGCCTTgctgaactctctctctctctctatatatatgcggtgcagcggcggcggcggcggcggcggcggcggcggcgacggcagcAGCAACGATGGGCCTAGACGATGGCGAGGGTCGTTGGACCGTCATCGGTAGATGGACGGCCCTGCCACCGGCCAAGGGACCTCCTCCTTCCCTGGTCAGGTTTAGCCACCGACTCTCCCTctttatttgggtttttttattattataatttttttaggataaaaagACCAGAAAACCCAAACTATTTACATTTACcctgaacctttttttttagtagCATAAGAAAACTCCAACTATATTAACTATAATACTtttatcctaaaatttaaaactgttattgtgtgatgcattcaCACTCTATCAATATTTAGCTAAATGAAAGTCGTGTTcttgaaaatagatttttaatagTGTTTATTGACCAAATATTGATGTAGTGTAAATATGTCTTAcagttaaaaatttagaattttaggtTTATGGATactttttttatcttaaatttttattgcGCGCCAGTAATGTATCAGAAGGGAAACGGCCAAATGGGTCCTTCGCATATTTAAGGGAAGGGAATGGAGCAGTTGAGGATGCAAttggataaaagaaaattttgtgtgattgaataaattaaagaagCTCAACAACTACGGACCacttaattcttttatttattaatttttgcatGACCATTACCCAACACTGTTGACCAATTGCCGTCCTAAAGCAGTTGTCCCCGCCTTTGAATTTGACATAAATTTTCAGTTACATTGATTCATTCTCGAGGGGTAGATTTCCATGAAGCTACCAGGAGCAACAGAGGAAGACGACGGACACTTTCGATGATCTTCCCATTGTCCTTTTCCTAGTCATTTTCCAATCTCAAAGTCTTGTTATTTCCATTTTCCTAGGATCTATCagtcaattatatatattttcttgcattcgCAGTCCTCTGTTTTTTATGCGTTCCGAGAACATCTGTTGACAAGACTTATAAACTCTGATCTTTGGTCTCGGATCTTTGGTCAATCACAATCCGAGATTGAAACGTGGAAGGTCCTTAGCATCACAACATCAACGGAcgtgaaaaagaaggagagaaaaaaaatgttataataACATCAAAGGATTTTGTTGATAAGGGTCTCCATAATTTATCGTTTCTCAtgtcgtattttgaaaattgtacAATCTCTTAATAAGTATGTTTAATCtcgttaataaaaaaaatgtttaggtatACTAACGGTGTGTTCAGTAACAACATTTAGTACTAAAATTTAGAAGGAAGGATTTGCTTAGTTAATTCAAAAGAAGATATTTAGTGAGAATTAGAGTTGTATCAATTATATtgctaaaaattattttaatctcCCTAGCTATTCATAGTTAAACCACCAATTAATTCTACTCAGGTACTAAAATGTTGTGGACATATTTAGGGATTAAATATGTAGCAcccattttacaattttattgaaTGAGCCTTTGGAGGCTAAGATCGATTATTGTttgataagataaattttaGTTGGATATTAAATGTGATCTACTTGTTCAAACGTTCAATAATAGTTGGCCTTATCATCGATTTAATAGCTTATGGCAAACGCTAATGAATAATAATTTGCCTTAAATGATAAGAATAATTTACACATATTTCTATATAAAGAATAACACATGCTTTATAAGATGATTAAGATAAAGATAATATCAATTATAATCTATATAAGATATGCACAATTCATATCgagaaaaatgacacaaataatctatgaattttaatttaatgcgCAATGTGGTCTCGGAATTTTAACCCAATTTGCAATATAGTACttgaactttcaaattttttattatgtctttgaacttttagtaaatgttcaatttagttcataaataataaaaaaaattcaatgtagtccatatactcaaattaatgaaaggataatattaaaatttttaatataacttAAGGATTAAGTTGAATATATATCGAACGTTCGTGTAtgtattgaacaaattgaaagtttatgaaTCATATTATAGAAACCTCGAAAAACGATGAAGAATAAAGTAACACCGCAATGATAAAATGTCTTTTGATTATCTCACACGCGTTCTTGTCGTGACTACGGGGAGACGAACCAATCACCGATCTACGACTGCAGCGAAGACCCCAAGACAAGACAAGATGAGGACGACGGAAAAAACATCGTAGATTCCGAGCTTCCGACGGGCGCATCTTCCATcttcccctctctttctctgcaaCTGCAAAGTGTGTCTCGCCCACTGGCCGGGGGGCATTTCTGCGTGTTCTTCAGATCCGTGTCCGGGGAGGTGTGAAACCGAGGGGCGAACGTTTCCCAGCAAATCTTCGGAGACCAGATCACGCGCCGTTCCTTCTCCCCCAGATGAGTCAACTCCCCAGATCCAGCAAGCCTCTATATGGATTTACCGTTGCTGCCTTCATCTTTCACTTCGCTTTAGCCGTGGGAGCGATAGCAGTACACTGGAGAACAACTTAATCTCCCATCCGTTTGATCTTCGTGCCGAGGCTGAAAAGAGTCAAGCTTTTCGACCCGCTCCTCCTCGCGCGCCAGGGCTCCGTCCCGAGACCGGTCGTCGGAGGCCTCTTTTTTAGTGCTTTGACTCCTCGCAAGCCAAGGGCTTTAAAGGGTACGCGTGGATCgatgcatttgtttttttttttcctcgagGTTTCATTGTTTAATCCATCGTCTGTGACGACGGCAAAGCCTACCCAATTGCCCGCCTCCTGCgtttctttatttgtttgatCCATGGACATTCGCGATTTAGCTGGTCTTTGTGTTTGgttgtttgtttctttctttttcttaagaaagtttttatttttcttcgtGGGTGCCGCTGTCTTGATGCTCTTGAGCTTTGCGTATCTAATGGTTGAGTGACTGGTGAGGTTCTTGGCTGTTCCTGGACAAATATGTAGTGAGAAAAATTACGGGAATATTCAAGAACATCATCACCCAAGAGTGTTTGGGAGGGGAGTTGACTTAGTAAAGAGAGACAACTGAAGTCTTCCCTCCtcttttttaatagttttgttctggtttttttttttttttttttctatttgggtTTATTACTTTACTTTTGACCTAGACCAGTTGTTTCCGATTAAAATCAGTGGTTGAATGGTCGCTTCATTTGGCCAGGTTTAGCTCCCAGGTGCCATTTCCCATCAGATACAAGTCCATCAGTGCATCATCAGCTTTGAGGCAAGCCATGACTGAACATAACGATAGTGGGATCGAGCAGATTCAACTGCTCGATGGGTGTGAGGATTCATATGGAGGAGTCAGGGTGGAGATCAAGGAGGATATGGATGCTGATGTCATGAAAGCTGATGTCTTTGCCTCTTTGCTCCGGGCTTCAATATCAAGCTGGAAACAACAGGTACCGCACTTGTATTTCATCAGTCTTGTCAGTTTGTTTTTTTGATTTGTAACAATATCAATCTGgtcttctgtttttcttcttattggGTATATTTTGGTTGCAGGGGAAGAAGGGAGTGTGGATCAAATTGCCCATTAAATGTTCACATCTTGTTGACATTATAGTGAAGGTACATATGTGTGTTTTTTTGTGGCCAAGATTTAGTATTGGCCTCTCTTGTTAAATCACTTTCTAGCAGGAAGTTTGATAGGTTTAGGTATGAAATACAAGGTTCATTGAAATATTGTCTGGTAATTTGGCAGGAAGATTTTAGGTATCATCATGCTGAACCAACTTACTTGATGCTTGTCCGCTGGCTTCCTGAGACCTCCGATACCCCCGATACTATTCCTATGAATGCTTCACATAGGGTGGGCGTTGGTGCTTTCGTCTTGAATGATAAAAAAGAGGTAACTTTCTGCCTTGCCATTGTCCCATTTCTTGCATTTGCCCTTTTAAGACTCTCTTATAGGAAGATGCAAAGAGACAGAAATGTGACATTTGATTTGCTCACTTAGTTGTTCTTAGAAGTTCGTGGTTGGACTCTAGCACTGGACACTTCTCTCCATGGTAGTGTTTAAGACTAGAGATTTGCAGTGCGTGAAATCGGGCTGCTTGATAGGCATTGAATCCCTTAGACAGATGGGTAGGATCACTGTAATTTTGCCTATGAAGAAAAGCTGTGCATTTAATGTTCATTTGATTTGTATGCGTGTATGTTGCCATTGTGAATAAGCAGAGATATgggatttattttcttttaaataacaGAACCAGTCTTTGGTGCCAATGCCTCGCTATAATCTTTTGGTCTGACTAGGTTATATCTACAACAAGCCATTTCATAATGTGACTTCAGGCCATATTACCATTTGGAGTGCGATAAATCTTCTCATCTTAGCAACAATCACATAATCTTCTATTAGTTTTCCTCGGGATTCAGCCCGTAAATAATAGCCTTACTTTGTGAAGAGATACAATGCAGTGAAGTTTCATACCAACTTTTGTTTGGCGCATGTTTTGCACTGCTTTATCTTGATTTCAGCGCGATTCTTTTGCAACCACTCTAAAGAATTTAAAACCTTTCCCTTCTTTCTAGGTGCTTGTAGTCCAAGAACATAGTGGAAGGTTCCAAGGTACGGGTGAATGGAAACTCCCCACAGGAGTTGTGAATGAGGTGAGTATGTTTAAGATATCAAGTGCTAAATAAGAAGTACCAATATGTAATGCAATGGTTTGACTGTGACTATCCTCGTAGGGTGAGGATATATGTCATGCGGTTGTCAGGGAAGTAAAGGAAGAGACCGGAGTAAGTGAAGAGTTTTATGTCGTGTAGAAAAGTTAAGTATCTGAGGCATTTCACTTGAGAATTCCAACTAAAGCCTCATTCTTTTGCGTTCTACAGGTAGACACTAAATTTGTCGAAGTCCTCTGTTTCAGGTAAAGAAAATCCTCTATTTCAGATTGTGGTGCACTAATATGTTTTGGTCTTAATTTAGATATCTGTGTTTAGCCTTCTGATGTTCAAATTTGCTTTCGCTTTCTCACATTCTATCTCTTATTTTCAATCACAGACAAAGCCACAAATCATTCTTCACAAAGTCGGATTTGTTCTTCCTTTGCGTGCTTCGGCCAGAATCATCTGCTATCAATAAACAGGATGTGGAGATCGAGGCAGCCCAGGTAAATAGCAAACTTGCATGTCTTCTTGATTTTGGTGGAAGTACGAGGAGTTTTTACTAATTAAATCTTTGCTCGGGCTGTCTTGTACAACACTGGGCTGCGTGCTTTAATCTTGCATTCTTGCTCAGTTGTGCTAAACAATGAATCTAGtaaaattttatgtaataaTTTCTCAAGCACATCAACGACGAGTGACCTCACTGGATATCTGTTAGGATGTAGCCATGTGGTAGCggtgctaaaagatgatcattcattagttctttctttggccaaatCTATGAACTGAACTGGATGTATATTATTTTGATTATAGTGGATGCCAATTGAGGAGTACGCAGCACAACATTTCGTTATTGACAACAAGCAAAAATTTTTCATGGCGAAGATATGCTTGGCGAAGGCTGATCATGGCTACCCTGGTTTCAGTGCTCGGGAAACAACTACTGGGCGCGGCAAAAAGACTTACATCTACTGCAATAACCCTGAAATTGTGGAGAACTTTGCAAGTTCGAAGTAATTACTGCCTGGGTTGTGATGCGGAATTCTTTCCTTAGACCCAGGCCCACTGGACCGTGTTGATCCCCACCACTGATTTTGTGAACCCCACGTTAGCCCACATGTAGGTCCCACAAAATCAAAGGTTAGGATGGACTCAGTCCAGTGGATCTGGGACTAGGGCAAGAATTTTTGCTTCTTGTGTTATGGATGCactgattaaattgaaaaatacacCTTCATTTTGTGTCGTTTTGTAATAGCGTATGTCAAATTCTGTTTACATAGTCTAGTTTCAATTGATGGTTTCTAGATGCAGAATCATTTCTAATATCGTGATTTCTAAAGGTTTAAATGCAATCTGTGTAAACGATATTTTATGTGGCCATGTATATGAAATTGTCACTGGAAGTTTTAATTCATTATAGTTGTGATTTAGCATTCTAATGTATGAACAACTACTTCACTTTTATCGTATAGCCATGCTTAGAATTGGCACTTCCCTTTTTTCTGGTGTGGTGTTTAGGAAGGGCCTCAGTGAGCAAAATAATCTTACAGGTTAGTTTCCTTTAAAATTACTATACATTGACCATGCTCCATTGAAGAATAAAGCTGCAAGGAGTGATGGAAATGGATAAGACCTTCCTCAGAGGCAACTACCTGTTGTAATACTTGAGAAAGGGACTCATGTCTTTCGTCACTTCGAGTACGCTATATGGCCACTCACGAACACACAGCAAAATGCTGATGACTACATAATACAAGCACGCACACCATCTGTTTAAATATGTGTGGAACAACAATgacaaataagaaaagaaaaactaggcGACAGTACACCAgccattttctttgttttgtttttccccctttttgcaCCAGATGACCGTGTCTTGCTTTTGTTAATTGTTCTGGTTATTGCCAAATCCCATCCTCATTGTATTTTCTTTCTCGCAACTTGATACCTTATCACTTTTCATGGATAAATTAAGTTGGATCGAGAGGCGAAGTGCAATGTGGTGCAAACATCAGAACCGACATTCATACTTTGGAGTTTAAAGTGCTAAAACAAGTGTGATGAGGCCTGGCTCTGTCTCTGTCTGGCTTAAGTGCATGCAAACTACTAATAAGTGCATGAAAATTAGCTCTGTCATGAGTGAGGCCCGACCGTGCGTCTGCGTCAAACTTCATTCAAAAGCAGAAAGACCAAAAAAACAAGTGTGACGGCACTACGCTTCCTTTGTGACCGATCAAATTCTAACTCATTTCTGGCAATGTTAATTTACACTATGAGCAATCCATGCTCTTTTAATGAGACATCTGCAATATTTGTCTCCTTCCAATGATTTTCTTGTCTCAGCAAATGAAAGTGCCGCTGGATCATTTTCTGATGTAACGTGCTAATGCGTTAAACTGAATAAACCAGTTCTTTAGTGAAAAGTTCATATTCTATTGAAACGATGGTTGTCACATTGTTATCAAGATTAAGCTGGAGTTTGATACTTATGAAGATCTGTTACATGTTCAACATGACCATAAGAAATCCAATCATTGAGTGAAACAGACCCAATGACGCCAGCAAGGTCTCTTAGTAAAAAAGATAATTGTTCTTTCTGTTTGGTGATTCAATGTTATGTCATTCGAACTTGTTTTCACCCCCAAAATGTTGATTTTGAACTTGAACATAGCAAGAAAGAACTGCCCCGTGGCTAATGGTTAGGTTGAATCGGACTTTAATGTTCTAATAACTACTTTGATGTTTGAGAAATCCTTATCATCGATAAGATGCGAGAA
This region of Eucalyptus grandis isolate ANBG69807.140 chromosome 8, ASM1654582v1, whole genome shotgun sequence genomic DNA includes:
- the LOC104416331 gene encoding nudix hydrolase 7 isoform X1; this encodes MGLDDGEGRWTVIGRWTALPPAKGPPPSLVRFSSQVPFPIRYKSISASSALRQAMTEHNDSGIEQIQLLDGCEDSYGGVRVEIKEDMDADVMKADVFASLLRASISSWKQQGKKGVWIKLPIKCSHLVDIIVKEDFRYHHAEPTYLMLVRWLPETSDTPDTIPMNASHRVGVGAFVLNDKKEVLVVQEHSGRFQGTGEWKLPTGVVNEGEDICHAVVREVKEETGVDTKFVEVLCFRQSHKSFFTKSDLFFLCVLRPESSAINKQDVEIEAAQWMPIEEYAAQHFVIDNKQKFFMAKICLAKADHGYPGFSARETTTGRGKKTYIYCNNPEIVENFASSK
- the LOC104416331 gene encoding nudix hydrolase 7 isoform X2 encodes the protein MTEHNDSGIEQIQLLDGCEDSYGGVRVEIKEDMDADVMKADVFASLLRASISSWKQQGKKGVWIKLPIKCSHLVDIIVKEDFRYHHAEPTYLMLVRWLPETSDTPDTIPMNASHRVGVGAFVLNDKKEVLVVQEHSGRFQGTGEWKLPTGVVNEGEDICHAVVREVKEETGVDTKFVEVLCFRQSHKSFFTKSDLFFLCVLRPESSAINKQDVEIEAAQWMPIEEYAAQHFVIDNKQKFFMAKICLAKADHGYPGFSARETTTGRGKKTYIYCNNPEIVENFASSK